The following proteins are co-located in the Legionella busanensis genome:
- the mltB gene encoding lytic murein transglycosylase B, with the protein MRLILALIFTIFTFFNTYISYADSALIKHPDVQKFMDYMVKKHGFSKQYIVQVIKDVQIQPQIIESMEKPYEKKPWDIYKQLFLTQQRIEGGIEFWKANQKALIQAEKQYHVPASVIVAIIGVETLYGKHQGNYRVLDALATLAFNYPKRSAFFTKELTEYLLLCREHNVPPTQYFGSYAGAMGKPQFMPSSYRYYAADFSGNIRKDLMNDDQAVIASVANYFQKHGWNLNQEVAQPARVTSPKVKQINTAYKDAVYAPKQLLAAGVQPLAKIKIQPNKVGLIALDTARGSEYWLTYPNFYVITRYNNSPQYALAVYLLAQELQHQWATLSLKKTAYV; encoded by the coding sequence ATGCGTTTAATCTTAGCATTGATCTTTACCATATTTACTTTTTTTAATACTTACATAAGCTATGCTGATTCAGCCCTTATTAAACATCCTGATGTGCAAAAGTTTATGGATTATATGGTTAAAAAACATGGCTTTAGTAAACAGTATATTGTGCAAGTCATAAAAGATGTGCAAATTCAGCCACAAATTATTGAATCAATGGAAAAACCTTATGAAAAGAAGCCTTGGGACATTTATAAACAGCTCTTTTTAACTCAGCAGCGTATTGAAGGTGGTATTGAATTTTGGAAAGCAAATCAAAAAGCTCTAATACAAGCTGAGAAGCAATATCATGTCCCTGCTAGTGTTATTGTAGCTATTATTGGTGTTGAAACATTATATGGAAAACATCAAGGAAATTACCGGGTACTTGACGCCTTAGCAACGCTAGCTTTCAATTATCCAAAACGCTCTGCCTTTTTTACTAAAGAGCTCACCGAATATTTATTACTTTGTCGTGAACATAATGTGCCACCTACTCAATATTTTGGTTCTTACGCAGGAGCCATGGGCAAGCCTCAATTTATGCCTAGCAGTTATCGCTATTATGCAGCTGACTTTTCAGGAAATATTAGAAAAGATCTCATGAATGATGATCAAGCCGTTATTGCTAGTGTTGCTAATTATTTTCAAAAACATGGTTGGAATTTAAATCAAGAGGTTGCTCAACCAGCACGCGTTACAAGCCCTAAAGTTAAGCAAATTAATACAGCGTATAAGGATGCTGTTTATGCCCCTAAACAACTTTTAGCCGCTGGTGTTCAGCCATTAGCAAAAATTAAAATCCAACCTAATAAAGTTGGTTTAATTGCGCTTGATACAGCCCGAGGTTCTGAATACTGGCTTACGTATCCAAATTTTTATGTTATTACTCGTTATAATAATAGTCCACAATATGCCCTTGCTGTTTATTTACTTGCTCAAGAATTACAACATCAATGGGCAACTTTATCGCTGAAAAAAACAGCTTACGTTTAA
- the gspL gene encoding type II secretion system protein GspL has product MSTCFLFIKYLTDEGCLSLSLNAQGTLDAPLAQRSFAELQQLQTISTKIIVVAPAEYFSFHRVELAWLPEKKARAAIPYALEEKLAENVEELHFSFDKHHYYQDHYLVVVCKKSYLTQIISLLDDHNIQFNSFTLDWFALDNNEACLINNNLLVHDDLAFNGLLNLELANVYFKQLPSDLTVYIFDENPVITIPQSLLIHDEPLVWIAKRLHTRHLLNICQGPLSHNPTTSKVKKWYYAAATMTLLWLISLLTLTSLKIHALNTKLTEVDGQIATIYRQFFPQAQQVISPRFRISQLLKGQSNPDNNFWVLLNELTETLSNNNSTIEQLRFQNQIMQITVISNDFNSLEGLQTSLQQRRINVRQTQASSKDGQVVGVLELSL; this is encoded by the coding sequence GTGTCTACCTGTTTTCTATTTATAAAATATTTAACTGATGAAGGCTGTTTAAGCTTAAGTTTAAATGCACAAGGTACTCTTGACGCACCACTGGCTCAACGTAGCTTTGCAGAACTTCAACAATTGCAAACCATTTCTACAAAAATAATTGTTGTTGCTCCTGCAGAATATTTTAGTTTTCATCGCGTCGAATTAGCCTGGCTGCCAGAAAAAAAAGCTCGCGCAGCCATTCCTTATGCTTTAGAAGAAAAATTAGCCGAAAATGTTGAAGAATTACACTTTAGTTTCGATAAACATCATTATTATCAAGACCATTACTTAGTCGTTGTATGTAAAAAAAGCTATTTAACGCAAATTATTTCGCTACTTGATGATCATAATATTCAATTTAATTCTTTTACCCTTGATTGGTTTGCTTTAGATAATAATGAAGCCTGCCTTATCAATAATAATTTATTAGTTCACGATGATTTAGCTTTTAATGGTTTATTAAATTTAGAACTAGCAAATGTTTATTTCAAACAATTACCGTCAGATCTAACTGTTTATATTTTTGATGAAAATCCAGTTATAACAATACCGCAATCATTATTAATTCATGATGAGCCTTTAGTATGGATTGCTAAACGTCTGCATACTCGTCATTTGCTTAATATTTGTCAAGGACCGCTTAGCCATAACCCTACTACTAGTAAAGTCAAAAAATGGTATTACGCGGCGGCTACCATGACACTATTATGGTTAATTAGTTTGTTAACCTTAACTAGCCTTAAAATTCACGCGCTTAATACCAAATTAACTGAAGTAGATGGCCAGATTGCTACCATCTATCGGCAATTTTTTCCGCAAGCACAACAGGTTATTAGCCCTCGTTTTCGTATCAGTCAATTACTTAAAGGCCAGAGTAACCCGGATAATAATTTCTGGGTTTTACTAAACGAACTAACAGAAACACTTAGTAATAACAATTCAACAATTGAACAATTACGTTTTCAAAATCAAATAATGCAAATAACTGTTATTAGCAATGATTTTAATTCGCTTGAAGGATTACAAACTAGCCTACAACAAAGACGCATTAATGTACGGCAAACGCAAGCCTCTTCTAAAGATGGTCAGGTTGTAGGGGTTTTGGAGCTTAGTCTATGA
- a CDS encoding ABC-F family ATP-binding cassette domain-containing protein produces the protein MLSLRQVTLSQGNKVLLNQASLALHEKQKIGLVGNNGCGKSSLFSLILGQLTADDGECQLNPQLRISHLSQQLPDSEETALDFVLAGDENYFLLQQRLKEAEDVKNDAQVIACHEQLSQTGGYSKPAKAAAIMDGLGFEFREQQQPVNSFSGGWRMRLSLARCLMNPADLILLDEPTNHLDMEAIFWLEKWLRQSPSSIIVISHDREFLDAFVTHILHIEQQNTFFYTGNYSRFEQARAQKLALQQATYTKQQEKINHLMSFVNRFRAKATKAKQAQSRLKMIEKMEVIAQAQVDSPFSFEFFPCPKTTSSLIRCEQVAAGYSVDIPILEQINLIINSGARLGLLGPNGEGKSTLIKTLTGNLLPLKGEISSSAHLNIGYYAQHQLEELDPKLSPLETIQALSPTATEQSIRDFLGGFNFIGDMAVNAIHYFSGGEKARLALAKLVWQKPNLLLLDEPTNHLDLSMRSAIEIALQSYEGALILISHDRHLLRSAVDEYYLVYNKRIQSFKGDLDDYYVWLADKTNGKKQAVQENHINNNYKERKSLQNKLKKLEQETYNYQQRLNSLQNDLADETLYTNNHSERLQSLLKEQQKVKKLLLIAEEEWLNAASLLEEIGG, from the coding sequence ATGTTGTCTTTACGCCAAGTTACCCTCTCCCAAGGTAATAAAGTTTTACTTAATCAAGCCTCATTAGCCTTGCACGAGAAGCAAAAAATTGGGTTGGTTGGTAATAATGGCTGTGGTAAATCAAGTCTTTTTAGCCTAATTTTAGGGCAACTTACTGCTGATGATGGAGAGTGTCAACTTAATCCACAGCTACGTATCAGTCATCTTTCTCAACAATTACCTGATAGCGAAGAAACTGCCCTAGATTTCGTTCTCGCCGGCGATGAAAATTATTTCCTCTTACAACAACGCTTAAAAGAAGCAGAAGATGTAAAAAACGATGCGCAAGTAATAGCTTGCCATGAACAGCTAAGCCAAACAGGCGGTTATAGTAAACCTGCCAAAGCTGCGGCAATTATGGATGGTCTTGGCTTTGAATTTAGAGAACAGCAACAGCCTGTCAATAGTTTCTCTGGTGGCTGGCGTATGCGTTTAAGTCTTGCTCGCTGTTTAATGAACCCTGCTGATTTGATTTTACTTGATGAGCCAACTAACCACTTGGACATGGAGGCTATTTTTTGGCTAGAAAAATGGCTTAGACAAAGTCCTAGTAGTATTATTGTTATTTCACACGATCGTGAATTCCTTGATGCATTTGTAACGCATATTCTTCATATCGAACAGCAAAATACATTTTTTTATACAGGCAATTACAGTAGATTTGAACAGGCACGCGCCCAAAAGTTAGCACTGCAACAGGCAACTTATACAAAACAGCAAGAAAAAATTAATCATTTAATGTCTTTTGTTAATCGTTTTCGAGCTAAAGCAACCAAAGCAAAACAAGCACAAAGTCGTCTTAAAATGATTGAAAAAATGGAGGTAATCGCCCAAGCACAGGTTGATTCCCCCTTCTCTTTTGAATTTTTTCCGTGCCCAAAAACTACCTCTTCTCTGATTCGTTGTGAGCAAGTTGCCGCTGGCTATTCAGTAGATATACCTATTCTAGAACAAATCAATTTAATTATTAATTCAGGTGCACGTTTGGGCTTATTAGGACCTAATGGCGAAGGAAAATCAACATTAATTAAAACCCTTACCGGGAATCTTCTACCTCTTAAAGGAGAGATTTCATCTTCTGCTCATTTAAATATTGGCTATTATGCCCAGCATCAATTAGAAGAATTAGATCCTAAATTAAGTCCCCTTGAAACAATTCAGGCACTTTCTCCTACTGCTACTGAACAAAGTATTCGTGATTTTTTAGGGGGATTTAATTTTATAGGTGATATGGCTGTTAATGCGATTCATTACTTTTCAGGCGGAGAAAAAGCACGATTAGCTTTAGCGAAATTAGTTTGGCAAAAACCTAACCTTTTACTACTTGATGAGCCTACTAACCATCTTGATTTAAGTATGCGCTCAGCAATAGAAATTGCCTTACAAAGTTATGAAGGCGCTTTAATCTTAATCTCTCATGACAGGCACCTTCTACGTAGCGCTGTTGATGAGTATTATCTAGTTTACAATAAACGGATCCAATCCTTTAAAGGTGATTTAGATGATTATTATGTTTGGCTAGCTGATAAAACTAATGGCAAAAAGCAAGCCGTTCAGGAAAACCATATAAATAATAATTATAAAGAACGTAAGAGCTTACAAAATAAACTGAAGAAGTTAGAACAAGAAACTTATAATTACCAACAACGTTTAAATTCTCTTCAAAATGATTTGGCTGATGAAACACTTTATACAAACAATCACTCAGAAAGATTGCAATCTCTGTTAAAAGAGCAACAGAAGGTTAAAAAGCTTCTGCTGATTGCAGAAGAAGAATGGTTAAATGCTGCTTCTCTTTTAGAGGAAATAGGTGGTTAG
- a CDS encoding anti-phage deoxyguanosine triphosphatase: protein MWTHRRSGQINQRGINDHRDPYERDRTRVIHCHAFRRLQRKTQILGTDEGDFHRTRLTHSLEVASIGRSMVRNLIMNHHILGLPDLFPNDDLISVICLLHDIGHPPFGHGGEVALNFMMRNHGGFEGNGQTLRLLTKVEDSYGPFGLDLTRRSLLGILKYPVAYSKVQALNSPPAQFSLNKTIRINDWLPPKGYFDADQTEIDWLLSVLSAKDRELFQSLAKKPEASSHGESAFCSFDCSIMNIADDIAYGVHDLEDAIHLGLINRSQLDNEEFRALVQQTPLNILGDNLLNTLFAVEAYKRKQTIGEIVNYFITATTVKITHIGFENVLLKYNVVLQPEATDLLNYLRQCIYQHVIDSQEARIFEYGGQTVVLRLFEAISSNPSALLDHKNRKLYQDAPDEKAALRIVCDYIANMTDEYAHRMHERLFGFNTRVIFERL from the coding sequence ATGTGGACTCATCGCCGTTCTGGCCAAATTAATCAACGCGGTATCAATGATCATCGTGATCCATATGAAAGAGACAGAACTCGAGTAATTCATTGTCATGCCTTTCGCCGATTGCAACGCAAAACGCAGATTCTAGGTACAGATGAAGGTGACTTTCATCGTACCCGCCTTACCCATTCATTAGAAGTAGCGTCTATTGGTCGAAGTATGGTACGTAATCTTATAATGAATCATCACATATTAGGCCTACCTGATTTATTTCCTAATGATGATTTAATTAGTGTTATTTGTTTATTGCATGATATTGGTCACCCGCCTTTTGGCCATGGTGGTGAAGTGGCTTTAAATTTTATGATGCGCAATCATGGCGGTTTTGAAGGCAATGGCCAAACTTTAAGGCTACTAACTAAAGTTGAAGATTCCTATGGCCCTTTTGGATTAGATTTAACAAGACGTTCTCTACTTGGAATTTTAAAGTATCCTGTTGCTTACAGCAAAGTACAGGCTCTTAACTCTCCTCCCGCACAATTTTCTTTAAATAAAACGATTCGCATTAATGATTGGTTACCGCCTAAAGGTTATTTTGATGCTGACCAAACTGAAATTGATTGGTTATTATCTGTTTTAAGTGCTAAAGATAGAGAGCTATTCCAATCGCTGGCTAAAAAGCCAGAAGCAAGTAGCCATGGAGAATCTGCTTTTTGTTCATTTGATTGCTCAATTATGAATATTGCTGATGATATTGCTTATGGCGTTCATGACTTAGAAGATGCCATTCATTTAGGGTTAATTAATCGCTCACAATTAGACAATGAAGAATTTCGTGCCCTAGTGCAACAGACGCCGCTTAATATTCTTGGTGATAATCTTTTAAATACGTTATTTGCTGTTGAAGCTTATAAACGTAAACAAACTATTGGTGAAATAGTTAATTATTTTATTACCGCTACTACCGTTAAAATTACGCATATCGGCTTTGAAAATGTATTATTGAAATACAATGTTGTATTACAACCAGAAGCAACAGATTTATTAAATTATTTAAGACAATGTATTTATCAACATGTAATTGACTCGCAGGAGGCGCGTATCTTTGAATATGGCGGCCAGACAGTAGTACTTCGTTTATTTGAAGCAATTAGTTCAAATCCTAGTGCTCTCTTGGATCATAAAAATAGAAAGCTATATCAAGATGCACCAGATGAAAAGGCAGCACTTCGAATCGTATGTGATTATATTGCGAATATGACGGATGAATATGCTCATCGTATGCATGAGCGGCTTTTTGGTTTTAATACAAGAGTCATCTTTGAGCGACTATAG
- the gspM gene encoding type II secretion system protein GspM, producing the protein MISYWSNLNERERWLVGLGLACLIIYLFYLLIFSPLTSTVEEKEQQLKEKQETLVWMQQVKQQLPNNQHLQAVSSSKLLSIIATELTSQNQNFQKLPYQLQQTSQGDIQLSFDTVPYKIFLSWLWQLNTRYAISLKQVMIEKTATSGLVKLTVIIASKAT; encoded by the coding sequence ATGATAAGTTATTGGAGCAATTTAAACGAGCGGGAAAGATGGCTAGTAGGATTAGGGCTTGCTTGTCTCATCATTTATCTGTTTTATTTATTAATATTTTCTCCACTCACCTCAACTGTTGAGGAGAAAGAACAGCAACTTAAAGAAAAACAAGAAACTTTAGTGTGGATGCAACAAGTTAAACAACAATTACCTAATAATCAACATTTACAAGCTGTCTCTAGTAGTAAATTGTTAAGCATTATTGCCACTGAATTAACCAGTCAAAATCAAAATTTTCAAAAACTTCCATATCAATTACAACAAACAAGCCAGGGTGATATTCAACTATCTTTTGATACAGTTCCCTATAAGATTTTTTTATCTTGGTTATGGCAATTAAATACCCGTTATGCGATAAGTTTAAAACAAGTCATGATAGAAAAAACAGCAACCTCTGGCTTAGTTAAATTAACCGTTATTATTGCAAGCAAAGCAACTTAA
- a CDS encoding DUF4845 domain-containing protein: MNKEKGITLIGFLLIAVVIVFVGILVMRVVPVYIQNYEVKNSIKALGNIKGDETIDAGSLKQKLMNQLYINGINDIPAENINVTPTDQENRYLVTVKYDVIRPIISNINLLFNFNESQEVTVDSH; encoded by the coding sequence ATGAATAAAGAAAAAGGAATTACTTTAATTGGATTTTTGCTTATAGCAGTTGTCATTGTGTTTGTTGGTATTTTGGTCATGCGTGTGGTTCCGGTTTATATTCAGAATTACGAAGTAAAAAATTCGATTAAAGCGCTTGGTAACATAAAAGGTGATGAAACAATAGACGCGGGTTCTTTAAAACAAAAATTAATGAATCAACTTTATATCAATGGAATAAATGATATTCCAGCTGAGAATATAAATGTTACACCGACTGATCAAGAGAATCGTTATCTTGTTACAGTCAAATACGATGTTATTAGGCCAATTATTTCTAATATAAACCTTTTATTTAATTTTAATGAATCGCAAGAGGTCACTGTTGATTCCCATTGA
- the lepA gene encoding translation elongation factor 4, with product MSDLAQIRNFSIIAHIDHGKSTLADRFIQICGGLTDREMAEQVLDSMDIERERGITIKAQSVSLNYKARNGKTYLLNFIDTPGHVDFSYEVSRSLAACEGAILVVDAAQGVEAQTVAVCYTAIEQNLEVLPVLNKIDLPQAEPERVINEIEDIIGLEAHHAIHASAKSGLGVEDVLEALVEYIPPPKGDTEAPLQALIIDSWFDSYLGVVSLVRIVNGTLRRGDKIRVMSTGRAYETDQIGVFTPKRTKKDILQAGEVGYVVAGIKDIHGAPVGDTLTLEKFQAEAPLPGFKRVKPQVYAGLFPISADDFEAFREALAKLSLNDASLFYEPESSEALGFGFRCGFLGMLHMEIVQERLEREYNLDLISTAPTVVYKVITTKGETLMIDNPSQLPPTQQIKQMFEPIVRANILVPNDYLGQIITLCVERRGVQVNMTYSGRQVSVTYDLPMSEVVSDFFDRLKSVSRGYASLDYNFLRFDEADLVKLDVLINSEKVDALAVIVHRSTAQSRGRALTDKMRELIPRQMFDVAIQAALGSHIIARQTVKALRKNVTAKCYGGDVSRKRKLLEKQKAGKKRMKQVGHVEIPQEAFMAVFQTDRKK from the coding sequence TTGAGCGACTTAGCGCAAATTCGCAATTTTTCAATTATTGCTCACATCGATCACGGTAAATCCACGCTGGCAGATCGATTTATACAAATTTGTGGTGGACTTACTGATCGGGAAATGGCTGAGCAGGTTCTTGACTCAATGGATATTGAGCGCGAGCGAGGTATCACTATCAAAGCACAAAGCGTCTCCTTAAATTATAAAGCACGAAATGGTAAGACCTATTTACTTAATTTTATTGATACGCCAGGACACGTTGATTTTAGTTATGAAGTATCTCGATCACTTGCTGCTTGTGAAGGCGCTATTTTAGTGGTTGATGCAGCTCAAGGTGTAGAAGCACAAACAGTAGCTGTATGTTATACAGCGATAGAGCAGAATTTAGAAGTTTTACCCGTGCTTAATAAGATTGACTTGCCGCAAGCAGAACCTGAACGAGTTATCAATGAGATTGAAGATATTATTGGCCTTGAAGCACATCATGCCATTCATGCAAGTGCTAAAAGTGGTTTAGGTGTTGAAGATGTTTTAGAAGCCTTAGTTGAATATATTCCGCCACCAAAAGGTGATACGGAGGCACCGCTGCAAGCTTTAATCATCGATTCATGGTTTGATAGTTACCTTGGCGTGGTCTCCCTTGTTCGTATTGTAAATGGGACTTTACGCAGAGGCGATAAAATTCGGGTTATGTCAACTGGCCGAGCTTATGAAACAGATCAAATAGGTGTTTTTACACCTAAACGGACGAAAAAGGATATCTTACAAGCTGGTGAAGTAGGTTATGTTGTTGCAGGCATTAAAGATATTCATGGCGCCCCCGTAGGAGATACGCTAACCCTTGAAAAATTTCAAGCGGAAGCACCATTACCGGGCTTTAAACGCGTAAAACCACAGGTTTATGCAGGGCTTTTTCCCATCAGTGCCGATGACTTTGAAGCCTTTCGCGAAGCATTGGCTAAGTTAAGTTTGAATGATGCATCGTTATTTTATGAGCCTGAATCATCAGAAGCGCTAGGTTTTGGCTTTCGCTGTGGATTTTTAGGTATGCTCCATATGGAGATTGTGCAGGAGCGTTTAGAACGAGAGTACAACCTTGATTTGATTTCAACAGCGCCTACTGTAGTTTATAAAGTTATCACTACTAAGGGTGAAACCTTAATGATTGATAACCCATCTCAATTACCGCCTACTCAACAAATTAAACAAATGTTTGAGCCTATTGTTCGAGCAAATATATTAGTGCCGAATGATTACCTAGGACAAATTATTACCTTATGTGTTGAGAGACGAGGCGTTCAAGTTAATATGACTTATAGTGGACGCCAAGTATCTGTGACTTATGACTTACCAATGAGCGAGGTAGTGTCAGATTTTTTTGACCGTTTAAAATCGGTTAGTAGAGGCTATGCTTCGCTAGACTATAATTTTTTGCGTTTTGATGAAGCTGACTTAGTAAAATTAGACGTCCTTATTAATAGTGAAAAGGTTGATGCGTTGGCCGTAATCGTGCACCGCAGTACTGCCCAGTCTCGAGGTAGAGCATTAACAGATAAAATGCGTGAATTAATACCAAGGCAAATGTTTGATGTTGCTATTCAAGCGGCGTTAGGAAGTCATATCATTGCTCGGCAGACTGTTAAAGCCTTACGTAAAAATGTTACTGCAAAATGCTATGGTGGTGATGTGTCTCGTAAACGTAAGTTACTTGAAAAGCAAAAGGCAGGTAAAAAGCGTATGAAGCAAGTTGGCCACGTTGAAATACCACAGGAAGCATTTATGGCTGTATTTCAAACAGATAGAAAAAAGTAA
- a CDS encoding SPOR domain-containing protein, with translation MNSRLVLYIILSMLASCVRITDTPYPPAYTSGYNDMKYYSQVYSQGVNYTEYNDINDINAANMYSGHEVKVPESYHVGAYHSPTRAKDRDRSWVTSQNPQGYTIEIADEEKPAQVAKKLYLAPKNDRMAEIKYQRDGRDYYKGLYGSYSSKEDAEKALNNLPAELKQGANIKDWSSIQSTAGN, from the coding sequence ATGAATTCTCGTTTAGTTCTTTATATTATTCTCAGTATGCTAGCATCTTGTGTACGAATAACAGATACACCATATCCGCCTGCATATACTTCCGGATATAATGATATGAAGTATTACTCTCAAGTATATTCACAAGGCGTTAACTATACAGAATATAATGATATTAACGATATTAATGCGGCTAATATGTATTCTGGCCATGAAGTAAAAGTACCTGAATCTTATCATGTTGGTGCTTACCATTCACCCACAAGAGCAAAAGACCGTGATCGAAGTTGGGTGACTAGTCAAAATCCTCAAGGCTACACAATTGAAATAGCTGATGAAGAAAAGCCCGCTCAAGTTGCTAAAAAATTATATTTAGCACCCAAAAATGATCGTATGGCAGAAATTAAATACCAACGTGATGGCAGAGACTATTACAAAGGTTTATATGGCAGTTACTCAAGTAAAGAAGACGCAGAGAAAGCTTTAAATAATTTGCCTGCAGAGCTTAAACAAGGAGCAAATATAAAGGATTGGAGTTCAATTCAAAGTACGGCTGGTAATTAA
- the rnc gene encoding ribonuclease III, which produces MPIDLSRLCRKIDYQFKNIAYLKQALTHCSVGTTNNERLEFLGDSILSFVIAHALFNRFQQESEGQLSRLRAFLVKGETLAEIAAELGLGDYLYLGQGELKSGGFRRASILADALEAVFAAVYLDGGMEACQNLILKLYASRLENKELQTNLKDAKTQLQEFLQARKKPLPEYNLIRIEGEEHEQIFYISCTVTGIAKTTIGSGSNRRRAEQEAAKELLQLLKK; this is translated from the coding sequence ATTCCCATTGATTTATCTCGACTTTGTCGAAAAATAGATTATCAATTTAAAAATATAGCTTACTTAAAGCAAGCTCTAACTCATTGTAGTGTTGGTACAACTAATAATGAGCGGCTTGAATTTTTAGGTGATTCCATTTTAAGTTTTGTTATTGCACATGCACTCTTTAATCGCTTTCAACAAGAAAGTGAAGGCCAATTAAGTCGACTACGTGCTTTTTTAGTAAAGGGTGAAACACTTGCTGAAATTGCAGCAGAATTAGGACTAGGTGATTATTTATATTTAGGACAGGGCGAGTTAAAAAGTGGCGGTTTTCGTCGTGCTTCTATTTTAGCGGACGCACTCGAAGCTGTGTTTGCAGCGGTTTATTTAGATGGTGGCATGGAAGCTTGTCAAAACCTAATTCTTAAATTATATGCTTCACGCTTAGAAAATAAAGAATTACAAACTAATTTAAAGGATGCCAAAACACAATTACAAGAATTTCTTCAAGCTAGAAAAAAACCTTTACCCGAATACAATTTAATTAGAATAGAAGGTGAAGAACATGAACAAATTTTTTATATTTCGTGTACTGTAACTGGCATTGCTAAAACTACAATAGGTTCTGGTTCAAACCGACGTAGGGCTGAGCAGGAAGCGGCTAAAGAGCTTTTACAGCTTTTGAAGAAATAA
- the lepB gene encoding signal peptidase I produces MNFALILVILSFVSGVIYLLDILFWEKKRTPNQKPNKIIEYARSFFPVFFIVLLLRSFLIEPFRIPSGSLEPTLLVGDFLAVNKFAYGLRLPVVEKKIVPIANPKRGEIAVFRWPPDPTYDYIKRVIGVPGDKVAYHNKVLTINGQEMKQTFVERTIDESSGKAVVKYRENLNGVEHDIYVRPDIAAYDFDIEVPKGQYFMMGDNRDDSADSRYWGFVSDEYLRGKAFLVWMSWNGKTDSIRWSKLGHLIH; encoded by the coding sequence ATGAATTTTGCTTTAATATTAGTTATTCTTTCATTTGTAAGCGGTGTGATTTATTTGTTAGATATTTTGTTCTGGGAAAAGAAAAGAACACCAAATCAAAAACCAAATAAAATTATTGAGTATGCACGCTCATTTTTCCCCGTTTTTTTTATTGTATTATTACTGCGCTCATTTTTAATTGAGCCTTTTAGAATACCTTCTGGTTCTTTAGAGCCAACTTTATTAGTAGGTGATTTTTTAGCTGTTAACAAATTTGCTTATGGTCTTCGTCTTCCGGTGGTAGAGAAAAAAATTGTTCCTATTGCTAACCCAAAGCGAGGCGAAATTGCTGTATTTCGTTGGCCACCTGATCCAACCTATGATTACATAAAGCGTGTCATTGGGGTTCCAGGTGATAAAGTTGCCTATCATAACAAAGTATTAACTATCAATGGTCAAGAAATGAAACAAACTTTTGTTGAGCGGACAATAGATGAAAGCTCCGGGAAAGCTGTTGTTAAGTATCGTGAAAACCTTAATGGCGTTGAACATGATATTTATGTCCGCCCTGATATAGCCGCTTATGATTTCGACATAGAAGTTCCTAAAGGGCAGTATTTTATGATGGGCGATAATCGTGATGATAGCGCAGATAGCCGGTATTGGGGATTTGTATCTGATGAATATTTACGTGGTAAAGCATTTTTAGTATGGATGAGTTGGAATGGGAAAACAGATAGTATTAGATGGTCGAAATTAGGACATTTAATTCACTAA